The Malus sylvestris chromosome 14, drMalSylv7.2, whole genome shotgun sequence genome segment ttggtaagCAAGTATGTGCTGTAGTACACACATCAAACCTTTTCATTTCGAAACTGGTTGGTAGACGGATAACATCCATCTGAATCACTGTTTCAAgcatttgaatttgaaaaatgaaattggAGTGCTATTATGAAATGTAGGCAAAGGTTAAACATTAGAGATCTGAATATGTGCGGTATAGTGGTTTTGTACCCGTTTCCgctggttttggttgtttaagatCCATGCGGATTCCCTAAGCATAAGATTTTATCAAAATTGCCTACAGGTATGCATGAGCAGGAGCAGGAATCTATTTCTAAAATCTTGGAGACTATCAAGGCTCATTCAAATACCCTGGAGACTTTGCGGGAGGACCACTCTGGGAAAGCTGTATCAATTGAGGAGACAGCACGAGATACCTTCCAGAACCATTATTTGGTGAGCTTTTTTCCACACAACTTATTATGGTGCACTCATCAGTCATGACCATCTTCAGAAGCGGACATGCTTTGTGCTTGAACACATTCTCCTACTTTTGTACCGATATCAGTTCACGAATCATGatttctgttttgatttgtgtagGACTATGAACCTAGTGGATCTACACCGGAAAAGTCTGAGCCGGAAGTTCCAAGCAAGGGCACCATTGAGTCACTTCGAGCCATGCCTATGGAAGCTCTTGTTGAGGAGTTTCGGGAAAACCATTCCTACGAGTCATTGAATGTGAAGGAGTTGAAACCATCGCTTATACCTCGCTCTCCGCTTACACAACTGAACTAAAAGTGGTGCGATCATCATCGCTCGATTACCTGCATGAAATGAAGTTTGTATTTGTATCATTATTATACACTTTTTCTTGCTTTTGAGGAATATATGTAGCAGAATGTAGTGGAAGTTGGGGTGTACTGTTTGTTCCTGGTGCAGTCAGTGTACCAATAAATCCAGTCTTTGGATTTAGCAGTGTAGCTCGATATATATAGGGATGTATATTAGAGGCAGAAAAAACCTACAtctgtttaatttttattccaTCAATGCTGTGTTCAACCACATTTGCCTTTCTTtgcaagttttttttctttcctttttcttttcgctTTTACGTTGATTTCGTTATCTCCTTCCACGCCGTCCAGGATTTCACGATCACCGCTGGTGCCACcaatctcttcctcttcctctcttctcgAATTCTCTCTTTACcagtgaatgcaaaatatagaAATAAAGTTTACAGGATTGTATTTTGCTCCCTAAACCATCGACGGTTAAGAACTCATGAGTAGAAAAGGAATGGTGTTCCAGATGGTAAAATTTTTGATCTGAATATTTTTCGAAAAATTGGAATGCATTGAAAGCTTCCTAATTTCATATTCAAAATTTTGCACTGTTCTCCCGGGTCACAAGCCTATTATCCTGTTAAAGGAATACCTACTGCTACTTGTAAACAATTTACCAAAaagaataatttatatttaattaaagttTTAGCTTCTAAAATCATATATTGGCAATAAAGATCGTTCATATATCTTCGATCAAATATTCTCGAATTAATATGTTAAGGATATAGGGAAGAGATTTAGCCTAATGTCAGAGTGCCTAAGGTGATAGTTTGGATTGGAAGTCagtgtagacattgaaatttcggtagATACATGGTTTTTGCCACGTATGCCCTGGCATGTCGAAACTTTATTTGTGTTGGTGaatatttatttcaccgaaatttcgatgtctacagtcaGATATATTGAATCTTTTTTAAGACAATGTAGGATTTCATAATTACTTCATCAATGTCAAAAGAGGACAGGCATGTGAAGAGGGAATAAATCTTAGCTGGGTAAACCACTTGAAAGAAATGCCAGATGAGGAAAAATAGACGATGGCCTCGAAGCTTTTCAGTACGATTGACCAGGAACCTGCCAACTATAGCGTGCAATCCAATTTGCGACACTCTCAAcactttgtaatttttttttgaagaactaCTCTCAACATTTTTGAGTCCAATCCACATCGATAACCCTGTTAATTATCAAGACAGAAATCTGACATAGCGCTACCGGATGTGTTGCactagaaattgaaaattgtcaaAACCGAAACTGCACGAAAATGactgaaatcaaaagtataattTTAGATAACCTTTGcattgtttttcttaaaaaagtCGTTACTATGTCTATTAATGCAGTTAGAAGTGTCTCACGTTATTATGCTCAGCATCAACCACCTTTGCGTGAAACAAGTGTCTCACATTTACTATTAATAGGAGTAGGGTGTGATCATGAATATGCATGAAAGACGGCCTCATACAAGTGTAAGAAAAGTTCTTCTCCTTATTGACCGCCGTGACGAATACCACCTTGTGTCTCGCTGAGCCTAGTTCTATATATAGATAACTCAATCCCTATTTATCCAATAGCTCTTCTCTTATCTTTCTCATTGCACGTTGTAAATATGGATATCTTAAGAAAGTTAGCTCCAGTTTTTTTATTcgtttcatgtgtttttctgATCACAAACAACAATGGAGTAGAAGGGTCGCATAGGATTTACTCTAGGCTTCAGAATGTTCCTGCCGGTGAGGTGAACCAAGTCCACAGAACTGCCTACCACTTCCAACCTCCAAAGCACTGGATTAACGGTATTTTTCCAAATCATCATGCCTGATTTTCTGATCCAGGGTTCATAAATTGTAAATAGAAGTTTATAGATAGGACTTGTTCATAAGTTTTGTATCAGCTGACAGTTTAATCCCGATCTGCATGAAGGAAGAAGCCATCATTGCCCTAACAGATATTTCATGAATAAATGGCAAGCATGCACGTAATATGTGCCCTCGATATAATTGTATATGATGGCAACATTCTTAATGAACCCGGAGGTTTCTTCTACTTTTTCTTAATGCTATACGAAAATTAgtgaaaaataattgaaaagtaACTGGTTAGTTTTTGGTTTGATATTTACATAGGCACTATTGTGCATGTGAGATTTCTTAATTGCTTGTTACTTCCCCTAATACATCATCATAATCACCATAGCAGTACTAATAATTATTCTATATTATTCCTAAATCTTTTAAAGATCACATTATTTCACTgactcttttgttttgtttccaatTTCCATGGTGGCCAATAATTGAAAAATTCTCTATCGACAGATCCAAATGGTGAGTACCTTTGGAATAATGTTATTTGTATCACATTTTGACTACATTGCTGACTGCCTCTTTAATAGAGGTGGACTCCACTTGTGTGTATGAAACTCACCTATAAATATTAGAGAGTTGGTGAGCAATGTGGTGAATGGGGTCCAAATAGAAGTGCTTTTTAGTTAATCCCTTAATTACCTGTTAGTTTTAATCTTTTCCGCTTTGACATGCAAATTGAACAGGACCCATGTTCTTCAATGGTTTCTACCACTTATTCTACCAATACAATCCCAAAGGTTCAGTGTGGGGAAACATAGTGTGGGCACACTCAGTCTCTAAAGACCTCATCAACTGGGAAGCCCTACCAAACGCCATATTCCCCTCAAAATCCTTTGACATAAACGGCACGTGGTCTGgctccaccaccattctccccGGCAACAGGCCGATCATCCTCTACACTGGCCTCGACAATGACAAGCGTCAGATCCAGAGCTACGCAGTTCCAGTAAACATTTCCGACCCCTACCTTCGTGAATGGGACAAACCCGATGACAACCCTTTAGTCCTCCCTAGCTCGGACATGAATGCGAGCCAATTTCGTGATCCCACGACTGCATGGTGGCATAACGGTCACTGGAGAATGTTGGTGGGTGGCAAAAGAAAGAAATCAGGGATGGCCTGGTTGTATAGAAGCATTGACTTTAAGCATTGGATCAAGGCCAAGCACCCTCTTCACTCTGCTCCCCTAACCGGTATGTGGGAGTGCCCCGATTTTTTTCCCGTTTCCTTGCACGGCAAGAATGGATTGGACACGTCGAGAGTTGGCAACGATGTGAAGCATGTGTTTAAAGTGAGTCTTGATGAAACTAGGTATGAGTACTACACTGTTGGGCAATATGAGCCTGAGACTGAAGTCTATGAGCCGGATAAAACTTCGGCCGACGGCAGGGAGGGATTGAGATTCGATTATGGGAATTTTTATGCTTCAAAGACTTTTTTTGATTCTTCAAAGAACAGGAGGATCTTGTGGGGTTGGGCTAATGAGTCTGATTCAGCTGATGATGACACGGCTAAGGGATGGGCTGGAATTCAGGTATATCATAATTGCTTATTTGTTCTCTAGGCCTaatatttcttttctctctcactAGTTTTATAAGGGTCACAATGTTAGGCCACATTACTTACATAATGTTATTGAGACGCACAAAACTgacacatttatttatttactctTAAATAAAAATAGCTGACATGCTGACATGCTCACTCTCTAATAAAGTTTTGGAAGAATCACAATGACCACAATATTGGTGACAATAATGTTATTTTAGACACATTTGCTGACACATTCTCTaataaaaatgagaattttATTGTATACGGGGGTCAACACATATCAGAGAGAGTGCCAATAAATGTTTCCGTTATCTATAAACCAATTGATCCTACATACCTCTGTCAATATGATCTACAATTTAGTCGAAACAAGTCATTGTTTTCTATAATTAACTAGCAATATAATTATATGTAGAACTACATGGAGATCCCTTaatgttttttctttcatgGGTGGTATAATTTCGTAGGCAATTCCAAGGACTTTGTGGCTGGACCCGAGTGGGAAACAAGTGCTGCAATGGCCAGTTGAAGAATTAGAAACTCTGAGGGGACAAAAGGTCGACTTGAACGACATAAAAAATATGAAGCAGGGAAAACTTGTTCAAGTTAAAGGAATAACTGCTGCTCAGGCCGATGTTGATGTTACATTCACATTAGAGAGCTTGGACAAAGCCGAGGAGTTTGATCCTAATTGGGAGAAGCTCGATGCAGAATCAGTTTGTGCCCTAAAGCGTTCGAACGTTCCAGGTGGGGTTGGTCCGTTTGGGCTTGCGACGTTGGCTTCACAAAACCTAGAGGAGTTTACTCCGGTGTTCTTTAGGGTTTTCAAAACTAAAGAGAATAAGCATAAGGTTCTCATGTGCTCTGATGCAAAAAGGTTTGTCTTTTGCCCTAGTCCTATCTACCTTTCTTATTAATAAACTACTATTCTAACTTTGATAGGATTATGTTTACTATATATATTTAACCCTTAAAATATTTGGATGGGGCAGTTCTACTTTGAGGCCGTTTGACATCAAACAGTATAGACCATCATTTGCTGGCTATGTAGATGTAGATTTAGCTGCTGAGAAGAAGATTTCTCTAAGAAGTTTGGTACGCATAACTTGAACTCTTCCCTTGTCAGTTTAAATACTACTCATTTTCTATAagtcattaattaattaagaactCAAAACTAATGTCATTTTTTTCGCGATTTCTAATTGCAGATTGATCATTCAGTTGTTGAAAGTTTTGCAGCTGGTGGAAAAACATGCATCTTATCCAGGGTTTATCCCACCTTAGCTATTAAGGATGATGCTCAATTGTTTGTGTTCAACAATGGGACTGAGCCTGTTACTGTACAAACCCTCGCCGCATGGAGTATGAATGCTCCTAAGCAAATGAACCAAAACTTGGAGTTCTGATGTAAATATTAAGGGAAATGTATGCTTGGTTAAGCAGTCAGGCTCTTATAATAATATAGGGAGAAAAACGGGGTATCACACACTCATTAGCCAAATATAGGCTTTAGCCAATAAGCTTGGCTTTCCTCACCATACATTGTGATATTTGAATCccaattttgattgaataaatacTGTTTAAATATGGAGTCAATGAATAAATGTGTTAAATTAGATGCATTAAGTCTTTGAGTTAATGTAAGGGATAAGTAAGTTTTCATGCCTCCGCCCTCTCTAAAGTTATATCAACTTGGGAAGCGGGGGGCGGGTAGTTGTGTCAGTGTATGTGTGGGGAAGGGATAATTTCAGCAGAGACAGAGTATATCAATTTGACGTCGAGAGAGAGGTTGTCACATCATGCCCGTACCTTTTTTTTAGGATAATACTAGAGatatcaaatttttaaatcaaatcttATAATCAAATTATGTTTTGTTTATGATTGGATTATCATTTAATTGTTGATTAATATGCTTATTTTTTACTAGTAACatgatttgcaaattttgtttaaaaccTTGGTTTCCTAGCATTATCCCCTCTCTAAAGTTAGAGGGATAATCGTTAGATGGGTTGGAATATCAAGGGGTGGGGTCTGGGAGCATGATCAGGGAACAGGAACCATTGAGAGCAGGTTGGGGATGATGGATGCCATGGGTGCTTATCGGGCTGGTGGAAAGAGGGCTGGTGAGGGAAGGTGGAGTTGGTGAGTCGAGCGTTtttgaacaaaacaaaattattaataaaagaaaagaagaaaccgGAGTTGATAACTAATGAGAGGGGTAAAcgaggaaataaaataataaatttgttttcaaggtatttattatataattttagaAAGATATTATGTCCATCCCTTGTCTTCTCTTTCCACCTACTATATATTCACACccaccataaaaaataaaaagagcaCTCTAGCACTCTATTATATTCCCACCCACCATAAAAAATAacgaaaactaatgaaaaaggtttgaaaactttgagttttaataataaggacaaaataaagggtaaagtgaatagtaccaggattgactttttagtgtaaaaatataatttttcgttaaaatgaacagtaccggatgcttttcgttaaagttctctaagAACACCTTTGACATGGCTCCCCAGTACAACTCCCCCTTCCCTTGCCCATGCAAAGCCCAAAATCCGATCACATCCATGACTTCATGTTGCCTGATTTCTTCTTCTATATCATGTTCTTCCATTctattttttcaattatttaaataatattttgattatcaaaaactttttttttctttcaaaaatgaTTATATCCATATGAGTGAAATGGAAGCAAGACCGCGACCATCCTTCTGCACTTGTACCACCATCCCGAGTATCCCACGGCTAACAAAGGAGGTGATGCAACGACAACAACGAAGAGTTTGAGTTTCTCAACAATCAAAGAATCAAAGCCGAAAGAATAAGAAGCGAAATCGGTAGAGAAAGCAACTCCAACTCTGCTGCCACCGGAGAAGCCGGAGGCCAATGATTGATACGGCAACTGATGCATTTACCGCGTTTTGGGATGTGGATTATGACGAGCTCGACGAATTCCACAAGATCAACTCATGTTATTCAATCATAGATTCATTTATTTATGATCcaataaacacaaattaaaaattaaaaggcaTAAAATGAAGAGGAGATGTTTTAGAGAATTGAGATTACAAGTTGCACGGGTGTGGGTGGAAGAGAAcgatttgcttttgtttttcctcAGTCCTTATATGACATTTTACAAGAGGATAAATTGgtcattaaatttttaaaacattggtgTAGAAATAACACACTGGATAGGGATAACAACTCTCTAATGTTAAAGGATAATGGAATCCACATGGCAACCAATGGACGAGAAAGacgaaatgagagagaaaggaagCTAGCATTCCTATGTATACATAGAGTAATGGTAGGTAAACTatttgtagattaaatttgtaaactaaacgatgtgtcatcaatataaAATAAGCGGTTAATCAATACTTGAATTTGTAAGAGTAATGATGAGTAGAGTGAATTTTTAGactaaaatttacaaactaaatgatgtgtcacaaataaaaaataaacacgttaatcagcACTTAAGTAAAAATCCAATCACCAAtttccatgtcatttaatttacaaaattgtgTCCACAAAATATTCTACCTAGCATTACCCAATtgataatctaatcatcaacttctatatataaaatttagtctacaaatttaatctccctaacattacttaTATGGATAATAATTGAAAACTCACTAGCGGACTTAAGACTATTCTAAAgttcaagaaaaattaaataacatgtcCATTACTttataaaacaataaaacatgtaTTATATTATCATTGCACAAAATCGAAAAGTGCGTACTCAAATTTTAGGggtatgctatccacacacccctttttacttctcacacacccatttttacttctcacacatcctttgttaatttatatccgttgatcttcttcgttttatccgatccgacggtcgaaaattagaagggtgtgtgagaagtaaaaaggggtgtgtggatatcacaccccaaatTTTATCATATATATTACATGTTAACACTACAATAGAGAATTACAATTTCTATATAATGTTTTATCATGCTTTCTACGTCTTTCCTTTTCTGTGGAAAACCTTATGGGTGTGTTTGTTTCACCTTCTTAAGTGGGATTGGACTAGCTAGGATTATTATCCCATGTTTGGTATGCTTGGAGACTAACTTAAATGAGACTAGCTCAGACTCATGTGGGACTCTGGGCCTTGTTAGGTTGTCTAAACTAGTCTATCGTTCAACCATGTGATTGCTAAGAACGCCCTTCCTCACTATGCTGCCTCCTTCTTCGCCGTTCATCATTTCTCTTCTCTCCCTTGTTAGGTCGTCCAAAAAGTCTTTTATCTTACAAGACTCGGATGTTTCTTAACTGGATCGGAAATTTATCGATGACTTTCTCCCCAAGGTCGCCTCCAATGTGAATCTCAAACCTAATTGGTTCTACATCTTGCGATTTCTTTGCTTGATCAAGCTCAGCTATTTGATGACGGCCTTAACAGAGCCTCTACGATGTTTATCTTCAGCCACATTCATGGGCTTAGGGATTAGACCTGAGTGCGAGAGGAGCACCAACAATTAATTGGatcttttaagtattttttatttgtaataatcaaagttttttctttgttattgGAAATTTGGATCTCTGTTTTTTGAGTTTTGAATGGGGGTAAGCCTTTGTTATTGAAAAATCGATAACTCTCCAAGTTGTAGGAGCACTTGCAATTCGTGAAGAAGAAGAGAGCTATGCCCTTTTATTTTTCCCTAtattaattttgatatttttaaaagaaaataaattaaaatataataataatttattgttaGTCCAGCTTCTTAATCTAACACTACTCCAAACGCTTAACTAAGTTAATTtaacttagtctagtctaatcCAGTTTAGGTTAGTTCTTAAATCTAGTTCAGTCCGAGATATTTCGGTACAACAAATGCACCATATGGTTGTTGCTCTTGGAAGGCTTTTCTAGTAGTGGGTATTACTCTCTTAATTAGTGCCGCTTGGTTCTGAAATGTCACTACCAAACTACCAGTACATATTGGACATCCACATGCATGAGTCTTGTCTTTTCTGTAAGAATTTGAcctttctttttcctccttttGTATTCTTTTCTAGTTAAATGAAAAAGGAGAGGAAGGGGAGTTCTCATTACACAGGGGATAGTGGATGAAATGCCCTCCCCCACCAAAATTGCCTAACCTTGGCCCTGAGTTATGTGATGTCATGATGACATTAGTCAtcattaaaaacttaattaaaaatacaaaaaatattaaaaaatataacttttttttggagaaattaggttcacatctttctttttgttactcaattgattaaaatcttattcattttcaaatttttatcaacGTCCTTAggtattaataacattattaattatttgaataataaaatatttttatttttaaatatattccttttgtCATGCCCCAATCCCAACTTACGTCCAGGACCGACATGTGACGTCATCAAAAACCTGTATATCTAACATCCCCGTCTCCGAGATATGTACCAAGCTCAACTCATGCTTCGAATTTgcgtagtaattttttttttccgtatattttatggctgcatctaacatcttcgttagactgcctacataccctcaaTAGGgttcaagccattcgtagtttaACATTCACAAAATCAGACATTTATCCCACTGAGTTCAAGCAGAAAAGCAACATTCCTCAATCATTTAATATAACCTGATAGCATGAAATTCCTGGGCTCAGGCTACATAACAAACCCTCATGAAATCATGATTTCTCTTCCATCCTACATGTAAATCATTATGTCTTATCATGATATCACAATTCACAACATACATCATATTTAAGAACCGACGAAACACAAAACCATTCTCTAgccacattaattaattaatttaatcaaaGCAATAACAATCATTCCCATATCTTCTAAATTCATaccttatgaaatcataatcaaatCGTAGAAAATTCCGAAGGAGTCACCCAAACGTCCAACATCTTTTCTAACTCAATTCACAAGATTCTAGAAACCATTGacacaattatatataaaacTAAGGCTAGAGTGACACAGTTAGGCTAAGCCTACTTCTCCAAATAATGGAATTTCAGACCATTCTACGAAATCCAACAACCTCGGGTTTCAGACCACTTAACGGAACTAAACTAAATATGATCGCCTatcaaatgtaccaagtacaactaatcatcatcacctctagaatgcgtatggtttcccatcgcggatataccaaacaGAACCATAGGCATAATCTCATCGTGCAGACAGTGATCACCTATCGCGGATATACTAAGCATGATTAGCCCTAACAGTCCTCtattgcggatataccaagcaggactatTTCATAtaactctaggtagtgatcacccattgcggatataccaagtatGATCACTCCTACCATACGTATGGTCCCTcatcgcagatataccaagtaggaccatccatgtaccactatTACATGGTGCGGTCTCATCATCACACATTATACCCAATTATacgtgttgatgcacaaaatcagtgaggactttggtacaatagaaagtgtcaagtttgtgaccttcgctagattgcttcggttactagtgtggataagtatgtaaatggatagagacaggaaagcaaacacaagatgtacatggttcacctagattggttacgtccacggagtagaggagttctcattaattatgaatggtttacacaagtacataggttcaagctctcatttagtgagtactagtgaatgatttagcaCAAATGACATTatggattattgtgggagaatgatctccttttatagaagcgagtttctagctttgttctggccttgacacgtgtcgtgctatgattggcctttgatgttgacacgtgttgcgatgtgattggcctcttagtTGAAGGAAAACTCTTGTGGATCCTTGactgtataacgttgatcggtgctcagtagtttcagaattggtcaagtatggtacaaacagtgttcccctaagttcccaagtgagggaagctcctcggttggagacttgcaaaatctaagccattgagtaatcacaaaacttctaagtaccgaagtgtggtatcgttttcacttgccttatctgtctcattggtagatgtgacatcttctctggaagtacttttcctccatccaggggtggtatctttaactgatagagatgcacaaggtaatgtatcatttcagttgaagcttacttgtagtttcggacTTAGTCAAGCGCAATACAAACCTTatagtaggagtctcccaagtctttGAGCGaggagatttttgtttttgaagaagtaactttccacaggctttttcttgaactgggctggagggttttctagtttcctccagagtacaaggccgactcaagaatttaagggttaaaacaagtctatcaaatcaagagtttgttcgaccttgatgaaaTGGGATACTTTtattgttgacaaagtaatagatgaattggCACGTGTTATGTTGtgtttgtctccacatgcttccttgtatccttctcacttgccttacctgttcctcaagcagatgtagtatcttttctagaagcataagatgttgaagatgagtactcaagagcaa includes the following:
- the LOC126598468 gene encoding beta-fructofuranosidase, insoluble isoenzyme 1-like yields the protein MDILRKLAPVFLFVSCVFLITNNNGVEGSHRIYSRLQNVPAGEVNQVHRTAYHFQPPKHWINDPNGPMFFNGFYHLFYQYNPKGSVWGNIVWAHSVSKDLINWEALPNAIFPSKSFDINGTWSGSTTILPGNRPIILYTGLDNDKRQIQSYAVPVNISDPYLREWDKPDDNPLVLPSSDMNASQFRDPTTAWWHNGHWRMLVGGKRKKSGMAWLYRSIDFKHWIKAKHPLHSAPLTGMWECPDFFPVSLHGKNGLDTSRVGNDVKHVFKVSLDETRYEYYTVGQYEPETEVYEPDKTSADGREGLRFDYGNFYASKTFFDSSKNRRILWGWANESDSADDDTAKGWAGIQAIPRTLWLDPSGKQVLQWPVEELETLRGQKVDLNDIKNMKQGKLVQVKGITAAQADVDVTFTLESLDKAEEFDPNWEKLDAESVCALKRSNVPGGVGPFGLATLASQNLEEFTPVFFRVFKTKENKHKVLMCSDAKSSTLRPFDIKQYRPSFAGYVDVDLAAEKKISLRSLIDHSVVESFAAGGKTCILSRVYPTLAIKDDAQLFVFNNGTEPVTVQTLAAWSMNAPKQMNQNLEF